A single Filimonas effusa DNA region contains:
- a CDS encoding tetratricopeptide repeat protein has translation MVRTGILFVIMLGLFQQAAAQSAHKKIYYVDSIFIQHLSAEDNVLYKEDIAEQRLITHPDSVSTMGMDAGDTIIYIITKAYLELSDSVRAIPTVYTMADKNGLLYYSDTSAVPYSGPFREYYLNGALKTRGEIQEGYISGYVTDYYRNGTLKSSRYFSRNTEDGIREEYYLNGSIQRRGNVANGYMQGFWQEWHSTGRLKKEIRYLNSQPFYEEEGESVFYRLVESIRTLLHAGNYKEALTHIRECKTAKPDMEELYYYSGIAYQGLQQFPEAIKSFTEALKIEPLYTNALKERAIVSSILLDTLPAGATERNDLRLLLCNDIKEAVQLGVSRAAFQTLRQRYCLEENPEPVESLHSDSK, from the coding sequence ATGGTACGCACAGGCATTTTATTTGTGATCATGCTGGGCCTTTTTCAGCAAGCTGCAGCTCAATCGGCACATAAAAAGATCTATTATGTTGATTCTATTTTCATACAACATTTATCGGCAGAAGACAATGTGCTTTACAAAGAGGATATTGCGGAGCAACGCCTGATAACCCACCCCGATTCTGTTAGCACCATGGGAATGGATGCCGGCGATACCATCATTTATATTATCACCAAGGCATATCTCGAACTATCCGATTCAGTACGGGCCATTCCAACGGTTTATACAATGGCAGACAAAAACGGGCTGCTTTATTACAGCGACACCTCAGCGGTCCCTTATTCCGGCCCATTCAGAGAATATTACCTGAACGGCGCGTTAAAAACGCGGGGAGAAATACAGGAAGGTTATATATCGGGTTATGTCACCGATTATTACCGAAACGGCACGTTAAAGTCGTCACGTTATTTCAGCCGTAATACGGAAGACGGAATCCGTGAAGAGTATTATCTCAATGGCTCTATACAACGCCGCGGCAATGTAGCAAACGGTTATATGCAGGGATTCTGGCAGGAATGGCATTCAACAGGGCGTCTTAAAAAAGAAATCCGTTACCTGAACTCGCAGCCTTTTTATGAAGAAGAAGGGGAAAGCGTGTTTTACCGGCTGGTAGAATCCATCCGTACGCTCCTGCATGCGGGCAACTATAAAGAAGCTTTAACCCATATCAGGGAATGCAAGACAGCCAAGCCGGATATGGAAGAGCTGTATTATTACTCCGGGATAGCGTATCAGGGCCTTCAGCAATTCCCGGAAGCGATAAAGTCTTTTACTGAAGCGCTCAAAATTGAGCCGCTTTATACCAATGCATTAAAAGAACGCGCTATAGTTAGTTCAATACTACTTGACACATTGCCAGCTGGGGCTACAGAAAGAAACGATCTGCGTTTATTATTATGTAACGACATCAAGGAAGCGGTACAGCTTGGCGTTAGCCGTGCTGCTTTTCAAACACTACGGCAACGCTACTGTTTGGAAGAAAACCCAGAACCTGTTGAATCACTCCATTCCGATTCAAAATAA
- the miaE gene encoding tRNA-(ms[2]io[6]A)-hydroxylase, producing the protein MEALKNILGLQLPTDPRWVNLAEMELQEILTDHAYCEQKAATSCITLIQRYPTREVLVKELSPIVTEEWGHFRLVLQEIYKRGLTLGNQRKDVYVNKLKDFEQKGGGEEGRLTDQLLSFALIEARSCERFKRLSEGLSDEYMRQFYRRFMESEAGHYALFIELAETYAPKEAVRARWQQWLDYEAGIMESLEIRGDRIH; encoded by the coding sequence ATGGAAGCGCTCAAAAACATCCTGGGATTACAACTACCCACCGACCCAAGATGGGTAAACCTGGCGGAAATGGAATTGCAGGAAATATTAACAGATCATGCCTATTGTGAGCAAAAGGCTGCAACAAGCTGCATCACGTTAATCCAGCGTTACCCTACCAGAGAAGTGCTGGTAAAAGAGCTCTCTCCTATCGTTACCGAAGAATGGGGGCATTTCCGCCTGGTATTGCAGGAAATCTATAAAAGAGGATTAACGCTGGGCAACCAGCGCAAAGATGTATACGTAAACAAGCTAAAAGACTTTGAGCAAAAAGGAGGTGGAGAAGAAGGCAGGCTTACCGATCAGCTGTTAAGCTTTGCACTGATTGAAGCCAGAAGCTGCGAGCGGTTCAAAAGGCTCAGTGAAGGCTTGTCCGATGAATATATGCGCCAGTTTTACCGGCGTTTCATGGAAAGCGAAGCCGGACACTATGCCTTGTTCATTGAGCTGGCAGAAACATATGCACCTAAAGAAGCCGTGAGAGCACGCTGGCAACAATGGCTCGACTATGAAGCGGGCATCATGGAAAGCCTCGAAATAAGAGGAGACAGGATACATTAG
- a CDS encoding RNA polymerase sigma-70 factor has translation MLSEKLTKASIAVAENDDQTAFQELFRHFFPGMLSFAASYMKNRMMAEEVVEDVFVKLWENRKMLPAIRNLNYYLYVATKHAALNALKKDKSQDVIAPIDDLEEETLRFNRTPEDVMISEQTLKEIEAIVNSLPGRCRLIFRLVKEEGLRYREVAELLNISEKTVENQMTIAIRKLTARTVHLISLRNAR, from the coding sequence ATGTTATCTGAAAAACTAACAAAAGCATCTATTGCTGTAGCCGAAAATGACGACCAGACTGCATTTCAGGAGTTGTTCCGTCATTTCTTTCCGGGTATGCTTTCTTTTGCCGCATCTTATATGAAGAATAGGATGATGGCGGAAGAAGTTGTGGAAGATGTTTTCGTGAAGCTATGGGAAAACAGGAAGATGCTACCGGCTATACGGAATCTGAATTACTACCTATATGTTGCCACAAAGCACGCAGCTTTAAATGCGTTGAAGAAAGATAAGTCGCAGGATGTTATTGCCCCTATTGACGACCTGGAAGAGGAAACGCTGCGTTTCAACAGGACTCCTGAAGATGTTATGATCTCGGAGCAGACATTAAAAGAGATAGAGGCTATTGTCAACAGCCTTCCCGGACGGTGTCGTTTAATATTCCGGCTAGTTAAGGAGGAGGGGCTCCGTTACCGGGAGGTAGCCGAGTTGTTGAATATTTCTGAGAAGACAGTTGAAAATCAGATGACAATAGCGATCCGGAAGCTTACAGCCCGGACAGTACATCTTATCAGCTTGCGCAATGCGCGTTGA
- a CDS encoding hydroxymethylglutaryl-CoA lyase has protein sequence MNHSEPVIITECPRDAMQGWPHFIPTEKKLAYLAQLLKVGFDIIDCGSFVSPKAIPQMSDTRQVLDALDMSGTTSKLLTIVANLRGAEEAVTYDKVSLLGFPFSISPTFQQRNTNSSIEESVARVDAIQDLCVRHNKTLVVYLSMGFGNPYGDVYNEEILLYWADQMAARQITVISLADTVGLATPEQINTALRTVIPRYPAVSFGAHLHSTPANWQEKLEAAVTAGCHRFDGALKGIGGCPMAQDELVGNMATEQMIDYFHFKGIQLPLNTQALSDSLQMAAGVFVNQ, from the coding sequence ATGAACCACTCAGAACCTGTGATCATAACAGAATGCCCCCGCGACGCCATGCAGGGATGGCCACATTTCATTCCTACGGAAAAGAAACTGGCTTATCTCGCTCAGTTACTGAAAGTAGGTTTTGATATCATCGACTGCGGCAGTTTTGTTTCTCCCAAGGCCATACCCCAGATGTCCGATACCAGGCAGGTGCTGGATGCGCTGGATATGAGCGGTACCACATCAAAGCTGCTCACAATCGTTGCCAACCTGAGAGGGGCGGAAGAAGCAGTAACTTATGATAAGGTTTCGCTGCTGGGTTTTCCTTTTTCTATCTCGCCCACGTTTCAGCAACGGAATACAAACAGTTCCATAGAAGAAAGTGTTGCCAGGGTAGACGCCATCCAGGACTTATGTGTTCGCCATAATAAAACATTGGTAGTATACCTGAGTATGGGATTTGGTAATCCTTATGGCGATGTATATAACGAGGAGATCCTGCTGTATTGGGCCGATCAGATGGCTGCCAGACAGATAACTGTGATCTCTCTTGCCGATACAGTGGGGCTGGCTACTCCGGAGCAGATAAACACTGCTTTGCGAACAGTTATTCCGCGTTACCCGGCAGTAAGTTTTGGGGCGCATTTGCATAGTACGCCGGCCAATTGGCAGGAGAAACTGGAAGCCGCTGTAACAGCCGGCTGCCATAGGTTTGACGGAGCGCTTAAAGGTATTGGCGGTTGTCCTATGGCCCAGGATGAATTGGTGGGTAATATGGCCACCGAGCAAATGATCGATTACTTTCATTTTAAAGGAATACAATTGCCTTTGAATACACAGGCATTGTCCGATAGCCTCCAAATGGCGGCAGGTGTTTTTGTAAATCAATAA
- a CDS encoding TonB-dependent receptor: MKNRYHYIPGCASWILGILLLTVSFCANSQRCNISIRGFVRDTSVNKPVEKATIRVDNMPLTVTDSRGAFSIGGICAGKHIIVISEVSHSNTLCELYVSTDTTIVLLLSEKSNVLGAVSVTGFNTRKPALTTLASTVMKGQDLFNTRGATLGESLKGITGLNTLQTGPSVSKPVIHGLHSNRVLILNNGVRQEGQQWGSEHAPEIDPFIASEVSIVKGASSVRYGSDAIAGVVLLEPEALNPARQLQGQVNAVAATNGRMGVMSGMLEGKLDKRLDGLNWRVQGTLKRAGNFRTPGYYLKNTGISEADFSAAVSYKKSNYGIDLYYSEFHNKLGVFDGSHVGNVSDLYAAFERPRPITASYFSYKIDRSYQDVSHRLLKAGGWYRFNNGSRLEVVFARQGNRRDEYDIDLPYSTDPDILKMPQISFKIKTHTLDVNYDWASGKYFSGSIGVSGGTQGNVFNGIRYLVPNFRNYSGGVYAIEKYTYNKLTLEAGARYDYRWLRVYRLNNNTLQTYYTTHDYRNVTGTAGAGYKFTDHFSINANVGSAWRAPSVNELYIDGIHLSAASYEKGDSLLKSERSYNFTFGIKYERSRFRAEAVAYYNVINDFIYAKPALKPVTLISGTYPLFSYTQDDVTLKGVDVDLSYKPVRQVELVSKTSIVRAWNRTIHDYLVFMPADRFDNKIQYNIGSLGRVRDCYLSLQNISVRRQDRVPPNSDYVAPPPGYSLFNISTGFTIHISGNSLNINLGVDNVANVAYRDYLNRFRYYANDLGMNVMLRAKYVF; this comes from the coding sequence GTGAAGAACCGATATCATTACATTCCCGGATGTGCGTCATGGATCTTAGGAATTCTGCTGCTCACGGTGTCTTTTTGTGCTAATTCCCAGCGCTGTAATATCTCCATCCGGGGTTTTGTACGCGATACAAGCGTAAATAAGCCAGTGGAAAAGGCTACTATTAGAGTGGATAATATGCCTTTAACTGTTACTGATAGCCGGGGGGCGTTCAGTATTGGTGGTATATGTGCGGGCAAACATATCATAGTGATAAGTGAGGTCTCGCACAGCAATACCCTTTGTGAATTGTATGTTTCAACAGATACCACGATTGTGTTATTGTTATCTGAAAAAAGCAACGTGCTTGGCGCTGTGAGTGTTACCGGTTTTAATACCAGGAAGCCGGCGCTTACTACGCTAGCTAGCACCGTTATGAAGGGACAGGATCTTTTTAACACAAGGGGGGCTACACTTGGTGAGAGTTTAAAAGGCATTACCGGGTTGAATACCCTGCAAACGGGGCCTTCCGTTTCGAAGCCTGTTATTCACGGTTTGCATAGCAACAGGGTATTGATCTTAAACAACGGTGTGCGGCAGGAGGGGCAACAGTGGGGATCGGAGCATGCGCCGGAGATAGATCCTTTTATTGCTTCAGAAGTAAGCATTGTAAAAGGTGCTTCCAGTGTTCGTTATGGATCTGATGCTATAGCCGGTGTTGTTTTGCTTGAGCCGGAAGCATTGAATCCTGCCAGGCAATTGCAGGGACAGGTAAATGCAGTGGCTGCTACCAATGGCCGGATGGGGGTGATGAGCGGCATGCTGGAAGGAAAGTTGGATAAACGCCTCGACGGGTTAAACTGGCGGGTTCAGGGAACACTAAAGCGTGCAGGTAATTTCAGAACTCCCGGTTATTACCTGAAAAACACGGGCATCTCAGAAGCCGATTTTTCGGCGGCGGTAAGTTATAAGAAAAGCAATTATGGTATAGATCTCTACTACAGTGAATTCCATAACAAGCTGGGTGTTTTCGATGGATCTCATGTAGGTAATGTTTCTGATTTATATGCTGCTTTTGAAAGACCCAGGCCTATTACCGCTTCCTATTTTTCCTACAAGATAGACCGGTCTTACCAGGATGTTTCTCACCGGTTACTGAAGGCGGGCGGCTGGTACCGGTTTAACAATGGTTCCCGACTGGAAGTTGTTTTTGCAAGGCAAGGGAACCGCAGGGATGAGTATGATATAGACCTGCCTTATAGTACGGATCCTGATATATTAAAGATGCCGCAGATCAGTTTTAAGATCAAGACGCATACGCTCGATGTTAATTATGATTGGGCCAGCGGAAAGTATTTCTCCGGCAGTATAGGCGTAAGCGGGGGTACACAGGGTAATGTGTTTAACGGTATCCGCTACCTGGTTCCCAATTTCAGGAATTATTCGGGTGGCGTGTATGCCATAGAGAAATACACTTATAATAAGTTGACGCTGGAAGCGGGTGCCCGGTATGATTACAGGTGGCTTAGGGTCTACCGTTTAAATAATAATACGCTTCAGACATATTATACCACACATGACTACAGGAATGTTACCGGAACAGCGGGAGCCGGTTATAAGTTTACGGATCATTTTTCCATCAATGCCAATGTTGGGAGTGCATGGCGTGCCCCGAGCGTGAATGAATTGTATATCGATGGGATTCATTTAAGTGCAGCTTCCTATGAAAAGGGTGATTCGCTGTTGAAAAGTGAGCGCTCTTATAATTTTACATTTGGAATAAAATATGAGCGTTCGAGGTTCAGGGCAGAAGCTGTAGCATATTATAATGTTATCAATGATTTTATTTATGCGAAGCCGGCATTGAAACCGGTCACACTTATCAGCGGAACCTATCCGCTCTTCAGTTATACACAGGATGATGTGACGCTTAAAGGTGTTGATGTCGATCTTTCCTATAAGCCGGTCAGGCAGGTTGAGCTTGTTTCCAAAACTTCTATCGTAAGGGCCTGGAACCGGACGATTCATGATTATCTCGTGTTCATGCCTGCGGATCGTTTTGATAATAAGATACAATACAATATAGGCAGTTTGGGGCGGGTGCGGGATTGTTACCTGAGTTTACAGAATATAAGTGTAAGAAGGCAGGACCGGGTGCCGCCGAACAGCGACTACGTGGCTCCTCCTCCGGGTTATTCGTTATTTAATATCAGTACGGGCTTTACTATACATATATCCGGCAATTCATTGAACATTAACCTGGGGGTGGATAATGTTGCCAATGTTGCCTATCGCGACTATCTCAACCGTTTCCGGTATTACGCAAACGATCTGGGAATGAATGTTATGCTAAGGGCAAAGTATGTCTTTTAA
- the rlmB gene encoding 23S rRNA (guanosine(2251)-2'-O)-methyltransferase RlmB, producing the protein MFHSKKNIITGRNPVVEALRSGQTIDKVLMFKNASGDVINEIRQLAKDNNVPVQYVPNEKLNSLTNIQHQGVIAFKAAVFYHDLQQVIDWVVEKGETPLFVMLDGVTDVRNIGAIARSAVCCGAQALIIPDKGVGALNEEAMKSSAGALELVQVCRVNSLLKAVDTLHLNGIQVFTSEMKAEKQLFELDLTIPGCIIMGNEEKGVQPFMSKAADAHFTIPMKGDFDSFNVSVAAGIILYEAVRQRIKTTP; encoded by the coding sequence ATGTTCCATTCTAAGAAAAATATTATTACAGGCCGTAACCCCGTTGTTGAAGCGCTGCGTTCCGGTCAGACGATAGACAAGGTCCTGATGTTCAAAAATGCTTCAGGAGATGTGATTAACGAGATCAGGCAGCTTGCCAAGGATAACAATGTTCCGGTTCAATATGTTCCCAATGAAAAGCTGAATAGTCTTACCAATATCCAGCACCAGGGTGTTATTGCCTTTAAGGCTGCTGTATTTTATCACGATCTGCAGCAGGTGATCGACTGGGTAGTGGAAAAAGGGGAGACGCCGCTTTTTGTAATGCTCGATGGCGTTACCGATGTGCGTAACATTGGCGCCATTGCGCGCAGTGCCGTTTGTTGTGGCGCCCAGGCTTTGATCATTCCCGATAAAGGGGTTGGCGCACTCAACGAAGAGGCAATGAAAAGCAGTGCCGGTGCATTGGAACTGGTGCAGGTTTGCCGTGTAAACAGCCTGCTGAAAGCGGTTGATACGCTTCATCTGAATGGTATACAGGTGTTTACCAGTGAAATGAAAGCTGAAAAGCAATTGTTCGAACTGGATCTTACCATTCCCGGTTGTATTATCATGGGCAATGAAGAAAAGGGCGTACAGCCTTTTATGTCCAAAGCCGCCGATGCTCATTTTACCATACCTATGAAAGGAGACTTCGATTCATTTAATGTTTCTGTTGCTGCCGGTATCATTCTGTATGAGGCCGTGAGGCAACGTATCAAAACAACACCATGA
- a CDS encoding glycoside hydrolase family 30 protein — translation MKNTLVTSGLLLLLMGVFYGCKSHSGGSKENGDGKTVTWLTHPAGNILFKEQVAVAPVATDGLPVIELNEAEQFQEMDGFGCTLTGGSALALSRMQPAARAALLKELFDTSGANIGISYLRISVGASDLDEKPFSYNDLPAGQTDTALARFSLDPDRRYLLPMLKEILAVNPHIKIMGSPWSPPAWMKTTGDTRGGSLLPQYAGVYAKYLTRYIHEMQQEGVTLDALTVQNEPLHPGNNPSMLMLAPDQADFVKNHLGPAFSKAGLRTRIIIYDHNADRPDYPISILNDPEAKKYIDGSAFHLYGGTIDALSKVHEAHPDKNLYFTEQWLGAPGNMQEDLAFHIRQLTIGASRNWCKNVLEWNLASDPQYKPHTDRGGCDRCLGAVTIDGDNVVRNPAYYIMAHGAKWVRPGSRRIGSNLLPDLPNVAFVTPAGKRVLIAFNSSSRPQSFYAKMGDFKYALSLPAGAAATYLW, via the coding sequence ATGAAAAATACGTTGGTAACTAGTGGCCTTTTGTTGTTGTTGATGGGTGTATTCTACGGATGCAAATCGCATTCCGGTGGCAGCAAAGAAAATGGTGATGGGAAAACGGTGACCTGGCTTACGCATCCTGCAGGAAATATTCTTTTTAAAGAACAGGTGGCAGTGGCGCCGGTTGCTACAGACGGGCTGCCCGTAATTGAGCTGAATGAGGCAGAACAGTTCCAGGAAATGGATGGTTTCGGGTGTACGCTTACGGGTGGCAGCGCTTTGGCGTTAAGCCGCATGCAGCCCGCTGCCAGGGCAGCGTTGCTGAAGGAGTTGTTCGATACCTCAGGTGCCAATATAGGCATCAGTTATCTGCGTATTAGTGTGGGCGCATCGGACCTCGATGAAAAGCCTTTTAGCTATAACGATCTGCCCGCAGGACAAACCGATACGGCATTGGCCCGTTTTAGTCTCGACCCCGACAGGCGCTATCTGCTGCCTATGTTGAAAGAAATACTGGCGGTGAATCCGCATATCAAAATAATGGGCTCCCCCTGGTCGCCCCCCGCCTGGATGAAAACGACAGGCGATACCAGGGGCGGCAGCCTGTTGCCGCAATATGCCGGTGTTTATGCAAAATATTTAACGAGGTATATTCATGAGATGCAGCAGGAAGGGGTAACGCTGGACGCACTTACCGTTCAGAACGAACCCCTGCACCCGGGTAATAACCCGAGTATGCTGATGCTGGCCCCCGATCAGGCTGATTTTGTAAAAAATCACCTGGGGCCCGCATTCAGCAAAGCAGGACTGCGTACCAGGATCATTATCTACGATCATAATGCCGACAGACCCGACTATCCTATTTCCATTCTTAATGACCCCGAAGCAAAAAAATATATCGATGGCTCGGCTTTTCATTTGTATGGCGGTACCATCGATGCGTTGTCTAAAGTACATGAAGCGCATCCGGATAAGAACCTTTATTTCACGGAACAATGGCTGGGCGCGCCCGGCAATATGCAGGAAGATCTTGCTTTTCATATCCGGCAGCTTACCATCGGCGCTTCGCGTAACTGGTGTAAAAATGTGCTCGAATGGAATCTGGCCTCCGACCCGCAATACAAACCGCATACCGATAGGGGAGGATGCGACCGTTGCCTGGGAGCGGTAACGATCGATGGTGATAATGTTGTGCGTAATCCCGCCTACTATATTATGGCGCATGGTGCCAAATGGGTACGACCGGGTTCCAGACGCATTGGTTCTAACCTGCTGCCGGATTTGCCTAACGTGGCTTTCGTGACTCCTGCCGGCAAAAGGGTGCTGATCGCGTTTAACAGTAGTAGCAGGCCACAGTCTTTCTATGCCAAAATGGGCGATTTCAAATATGCCTTGTCGCTGCCTGCGGGTGCGGCGGCTACCTATCTTTGGTAG
- a CDS encoding outer membrane beta-barrel protein, with product MKKIIAFVLFVAAANSMNAQKMTVALNGGIAGPMGAFSRSDYYNEKSGFAKAGYHFNLSATYKLNKSLGINMLLGYSQFGHKGLRSLAEGYKEDSGTDSTTVYSRGTNHSFSVLIGPAYFLPVSKKLTLSARVLGGYVRTSLSGFQVFYEDYTDNAMTQKKASAGAFGGQAGLGLAYQLSNRVSIRANADQFLSSPAFKISYEHYIVNSGRRLSDYHQTLSGINATVGVGITLF from the coding sequence ATGAAAAAAATAATAGCTTTTGTTTTATTCGTTGCGGCAGCAAATTCCATGAACGCACAAAAAATGACAGTTGCATTAAACGGCGGGATCGCCGGTCCTATGGGGGCTTTTTCCAGGTCGGATTACTATAACGAAAAGTCCGGGTTTGCGAAAGCAGGGTATCATTTTAATTTGTCGGCGACTTATAAGTTAAACAAGTCTTTAGGTATTAATATGTTGCTGGGATATTCACAGTTTGGTCACAAAGGATTGCGGAGCCTGGCGGAAGGTTATAAAGAGGATTCCGGTACTGACAGTACGACGGTGTACAGCAGGGGAACCAATCATTCATTCAGTGTGTTGATCGGGCCTGCTTATTTTCTTCCGGTCAGCAAAAAGCTGACGTTAAGTGCGAGGGTATTAGGCGGATATGTTCGTACTTCTTTGTCCGGGTTCCAGGTTTTTTATGAAGATTACACAGATAACGCCATGACCCAGAAGAAAGCCTCTGCCGGTGCTTTCGGTGGGCAGGCTGGTTTGGGGTTGGCCTATCAGCTTAGTAACAGGGTCTCGATAAGGGCCAATGCGGATCAGTTTTTATCCAGCCCGGCATTCAAGATCTCCTATGAACATTACATCGTTAATTCTGGCAGAAGGCTATCGGATTACCATCAGACGCTTAGTGGCATTAATGCTACGGTAGGTGTTGGGATAACTTTGTTTTAG
- a CDS encoding GSCFA domain-containing protein, with protein sequence MDFQVPIRIKPLDPLITHQDKLLLIGSCFTEHIGRNLEEAKFNVLQNPSGILFDPIGVCNSLVAYMENKQYAAGDLFELNEAWHSWMHHSRFSHPSAGQALAAINESQQQAHDFLKQADWLLITLGSSFVYKLKENGQPVVNCHKAPAQEFTKHLSTIEEIVTMLDGTIYRLFQFNPKLKIIFTISPVRHIRDGVTENNRSKARLIEAVHHLVNKLDRLYYFPAYELVIDVLRDYRFYDIDMVHPNYQATQFVLEHFKASCTDETARLIIEEVKRIALARRHRPFNPASQQHRQFLHSTMNKARELMELYPWIDFTEEMAYFESEWSDSTGSGFSSKQ encoded by the coding sequence ATGGATTTCCAGGTGCCTATTCGTATTAAACCATTAGATCCGCTGATCACACACCAGGATAAACTCCTGTTGATTGGTTCTTGTTTTACCGAGCATATTGGTCGTAACCTGGAAGAGGCAAAGTTTAATGTGCTGCAGAATCCCAGCGGTATTCTGTTCGATCCTATAGGTGTGTGCAATAGCCTTGTGGCTTATATGGAAAATAAGCAATACGCTGCCGGTGACTTATTTGAATTGAATGAGGCCTGGCATAGCTGGATGCACCATAGCCGCTTTTCACATCCTTCTGCAGGACAGGCGTTGGCAGCTATCAATGAATCGCAGCAGCAGGCGCACGATTTCCTGAAGCAGGCCGACTGGTTGCTTATTACACTGGGGTCTTCTTTTGTTTATAAGCTAAAAGAAAATGGGCAGCCCGTGGTGAACTGTCATAAGGCGCCGGCCCAGGAGTTTACAAAACACTTGTCAACAATAGAAGAGATCGTTACCATGCTTGATGGTACTATCTACCGGTTGTTCCAGTTTAATCCTAAGTTGAAAATTATTTTTACTATCAGTCCGGTGCGCCATATCCGTGATGGCGTAACAGAGAATAACCGCAGTAAGGCAAGGCTGATAGAGGCAGTTCATCATCTGGTGAATAAACTCGACAGGTTATATTATTTCCCCGCCTATGAGCTGGTAATAGATGTACTGCGCGATTACCGTTTTTATGATATTGACATGGTGCACCCCAACTACCAGGCCACGCAGTTTGTATTGGAGCACTTTAAAGCCTCCTGCACCGATGAAACTGCAAGGCTGATAATAGAAGAAGTGAAACGGATTGCGCTGGCAAGAAGGCATCGCCCTTTTAATCCGGCTTCACAGCAGCACAGGCAGTTTCTGCACAGTACCATGAACAAAGCACGCGAATTGATGGAACTATATCCTTGGATTGATTTTACTGAAGAGATGGCTTATTTTGAATCGGAATGGAGTGATTCAACAGGTTCTGGGTTTTCTTCCAAACAGTAG
- a CDS encoding FecR family protein: MIQSRLVELIARKKAGEISPPESVELNALLKDDEEAQLMLHKADLIWNALLEPGGTEVDYVDERWDKLSRRLQENSTKEIKMQPVSSRRLLRYSIAASVAAAVLTGAVILFNAGRSGMKPKQNIVSTKNGSRTKIELPDGSAVWLNTGSKLIYSDAFGEDLREVHLSGEAFFDVAKDAAHPFIIHANEIDIKVLGTAFNVRAYPDDKRTEATLIRGLIEVSFKDRPADRLYLKPNEKISVMNGEIRSQVRDDLPGAAIASSPGKSADEPVISFSRVTYQSPRDSTILETAWIKNRFVFRNKSFEELIKDMERWYNVCIECKNPELLLQHFTGSFYHESVAEALDILKLSYPFHYTIDKNQNSVVIQ, encoded by the coding sequence ATGATACAAAGCAGATTAGTAGAATTAATTGCCAGGAAAAAGGCCGGGGAAATCTCTCCCCCTGAATCTGTGGAGTTGAATGCTTTGCTAAAGGATGACGAAGAGGCGCAGTTGATGCTGCACAAAGCCGATCTGATATGGAATGCGTTGCTGGAGCCGGGTGGAACTGAGGTTGACTATGTTGACGAGCGGTGGGATAAGCTGAGTCGTCGTTTGCAGGAGAATAGTACAAAAGAGATAAAGATGCAACCTGTTTCCAGTAGGAGGTTGCTGCGTTATTCTATTGCCGCTTCTGTTGCGGCTGCTGTTTTAACCGGCGCCGTTATTCTATTTAATGCCGGACGTTCGGGGATGAAGCCGAAACAGAATATTGTGTCTACCAAAAACGGTTCGAGAACTAAAATTGAATTACCTGACGGGTCGGCGGTATGGCTTAATACGGGCAGTAAGCTTATTTACAGTGATGCTTTTGGGGAGGACCTGCGTGAAGTGCATTTGTCGGGAGAGGCATTCTTTGACGTTGCCAAAGATGCGGCGCACCCGTTTATTATACATGCGAATGAAATAGATATAAAGGTGCTGGGTACGGCTTTTAATGTACGTGCTTACCCCGATGATAAAAGAACGGAAGCGACGCTTATACGCGGGTTAATCGAGGTCTCGTTTAAGGACCGGCCTGCTGACAGGTTATATCTTAAGCCTAATGAGAAGATCTCTGTAATGAACGGAGAGATACGAAGCCAGGTACGGGACGATTTACCAGGGGCTGCTATTGCTTCTTCTCCGGGTAAAAGTGCTGACGAGCCTGTTATTTCTTTTTCCCGTGTAACTTATCAGTCGCCACGCGATAGCACAATATTGGAGACCGCCTGGATAAAGAACAGGTTTGTTTTCAGGAATAAATCGTTTGAAGAATTAATAAAGGATATGGAGCGCTGGTACAACGTATGCATTGAATGTAAAAATCCTGAGCTGTTGCTGCAACACTTTACAGGTTCTTTTTATCATGAGTCTGTGGCGGAAGCCTTGGATATATTAAAGCTTTCCTATCCTTTCCATTATACTATTGATAAGAATCAGAATTCAGTTGTGATTCAATAA